GGTTATAGATTGTTTTACTGCGGTAATGTTCTAAAGCCCAAATAAAAGCACACACTCCTCCACTGGAAGGTGCCACATTGCGGGATTTTGTGTGAATGCAGAGCTtccttctgtctctgtgttagtgtgtgtgtgtgtgtgtgttaaacttGCACTatggggcgccctggtagctaACTTGTGCGGCCCATGTACTAGACTCAGTCCTTAACGCAGCGGCCCAAGGGTCGAGtccgacccgcggccctttgctgcgtgtcattccctctctctctctcttcagcggtcatatcaaataaaggccaaaaaaatgcccaaaaaaattaatcttaaaaatgatttaacaatgacataaaaaaaaatctgcgtCTGTATGACAAACCGGCGGCACCTGGGAATGAGAACGGTGTTACTGGCTGGGGGGTTACACACCCACGTGGGGCCCAAAGGCTCTTTGCTGACGCCCATAAACATCCTGCacacagcaaaataaaaataaaacacaggcCGAGGGCAGGGTCTCTTcagatacagacaccaccacacacttctagtgTGGCATAACTGTTAATTGAGAGGGATCATTTGTGTATTACTCTATAcgttgttttgtgtgcaaaatacTGCATATTATAGCTTTAAATGTAAAGCAGAATAGCAACAAAGTTAAAATCATGTAGCGTCGCTTCTTAGAAAGAGGATCTTTAAAATAACACACAAGATCTTAAGAGTTAAAGTTATAAACTATCTGAAATAACATAATTCACCATCCCTTGTTCCAATCTTCAAAAAATCCAGTACAAAAAAATGCCAGGAATGTAATACTTTTTAGTCCAGGTGCTGTGTGATCAAAGGGTTAATGGGGAATTGTCAGAGCACAACATGTAAAAGACCAACAcaaaacagacagatagacagtaATATAGTAAAAGAGTTAGTTATAAGAGAACCACAAAGACATAATGTGTGGGACAGAGTGGCAGAACAGAGAAATAAAGACAAGGAAGGTAGAGAGTAATGAGTAATGAGCAAAAGAACAAATCAGAAGATATTAGTTGTAAACTGGGTTGAGGACAACCTGACGGTGGCCTCACTGCGGTTGATGCTGCTGAGTGTCACATGGGCTGCACCCTCCGTCCCATGAAAGGAGCGCAGGGTCACCCCGAGGCACTGTCTCCTCCAATCAAAAGACTCACAGAttaaagcagttttttttttagaaatcaaTAGCATGACTGTGGCAACACACAATTATAGATACCAGTACAAACTGGCTTCtccctgatgatgatgatattatACACCTCCTGGCTTTACTTTCACCCTGGGAAAACACGCTACTTCATCAGTTTGTATCGGTTCCTTTCCCCGGCAGCATTTGTATCATATAGGATATCCTTATTTATATGTAAAGCATattgcatatacacacacaaactgaacaTATAAACCACCCATCCATCTACCAGAGGCTGGAGTATCATCATGCAGCTTCTTCTGCAACAAAACTGTTAATCCTCTCATTTCCACAAACTTCCAGCCCCCTCTATCTTCCAGCATGCACTGGCCCTCTTTCTGCCTGAGCAACAACCCATTTTCACTCAACAGCCCAGTGACTGTTTGGCTGCTTTGTGCGAATGTGTTTGTatgggggaaggggggggggaacaCGGAAAGCATCATGATTACAACAGTTACAACACTtcaccagctgctgctgcttcacctCTTTAATAACACAGATCCTGAACATTAAGACAGATTAGAATCTGTCAGGCGCCCGTGCTAGTTATCAATGACAGGGTAGATTAATAACATGTATAAACATATGTTTGATAAAGCTCTGATCAAGCTTCTGTTGTACCAGAAATCTGCCATTTTCTTTCAAGAGATCTCACTAGTTTCATCTGAGCTAGGTTGGAAAAATGATAGACAATTAAAGAATGCTTAAGTTTTCTGATTCACCcaacagtatgtatgtatgtactccAACAGCACTACAAATTAACTAACGGTCCAGCACGCACCcaatgtgtttgtgagagagcgagagagcgagagtggGGCATGCAGCTCCAAAAATAGAAAATCAAGATGTGGCAGCAAATATTGATATTGTGGCAGCCCGCCACGAAAAAATtaatgtgtgggaaacactgtactAACATGCTAACTGACACTCAACATGATAGGAGTTACTTGTGTAGTTGTATTTGTATCGGTTAGTTACAGCTGTCTTTAGCTGAACTGCACAACCTTCAGTTGGAAAAATTGTAAAATTGATTTCCTGTGGTAGTCCAATAATCATGATAACTTTTGTCACGCAAAAGAAAGCTGCATTAGCCAAGTGGAACAGTGGACGTATGTAGACTCTTAAGAGGATATTTAGTCCATACAATCCTACTAAAACTAAAGCTGTACCAACATGATTTAGCAGTATGACATACTGTAGGTTCAGGGCAACTCAATAACTCTCCTGCAAATCCCTAACTTTACCTGGACTCCCCACTTGCTCAGGTGTAAGTAACGGTAATCATACCGTTAAATCCCCGTGACACAGATATTACCGATAACTTCAAACATCTCATGTAGTTCATAGTGTTAGAAGTTTTATGAATGACACATGGTCATTTATACAAAAGAGtttattaataacaataaaacagtTCTTTGACACTAATCACCTCTCTCCTTCAAAACAACAAATGGAATAATTACAACACAGGATTATTTTGTAAAACAAAGCAAATGTTTGACTTAAGTTACATTTCCCCCTTGTGGCTCTTAATTATAATGCAACTAGGACAAAgctggtgcaaaatgaacctaggggttaataacatttttgtgccgagtcgaccgttctctgggatctgttttcgtGCTACGACGAATGCAGTGcctgagctatgttactggttactggttgcacgccGTTTGTCGTTCGAccggtcatgactgttttcccaagatggcacgCGCCCGTATacatgaacggtactgtctttataaactatctttttaataaactgtctgtacacttacaaagttctcaatgcttcggtttacatgtagggaccctcattatgctaccgtggaagtgtggtgatattgtgagccttgttagtggtgtagaaatagagatttttttttactttaccctctgcccccgacaactagcgttataagctaattagtggTTTGCGatgaaactggtcacattcgattagcatgaaaacatatcccagagaacagtcgactcggtacacatatgttattaacccctaggctCATTTtacgccggatttgtcctttaaaattAGATTATGATTCTGAGTTGTGTGGCAtgacaacaaaaatattgagaATAGAACAAGTCAGATCACAGGATTATACACACGGTTATGGTTTTGATGAGTCTTCTGGTGTCTGTTCGGTACATTTCATGTATTCCTATTTCACCGGCTCACAGAGTCGCCTGACGTGAAGGATGATTGTGGATCAAATTGAGGCACGAACAGGCGGGTGATACCCTCGCATCCGCCTTATGAATCTTCTGGGTTTGTGTAGCTGACTGACCTGATGCGATGGTGGGAGTGGAGCAGCATATTGTTTAGTCAGTGAAGACTGATTGAGTTGTTTTAGTCAGTTATGATGAGCTCGTCACAGCCCCAGTCCTCATAACTCCCATCGGGAAGGTACCTGCGGATGATGATGGGGATCTTTCTGCCCCTGTTGAAGGGGACAAACACATGTTTGGTAAGACACTGGGCAGTACAGAGACGCTCTATCACAGATCACAGAATAttgactagggctgaacgatttgggggggaaaaatctaattgtgatttcCCCGCCAGATATTGCGATTTGCAATTTCTTTAAgatacatattgcaccttctacgatcatgttaaataaagtaatacaaaataaatgaaagatcgACTGAAAATCGGCCATTTCTGTAAACATAATAATATgaaacattattccagcatggATCTtatgaaaaacagtaaatataataatgaaaagaggaattaaaaatgttaaatcaaatgttacaccaaacagtCAACTAAATATTTTGCATTTGATTAACCGCGGTCTTCACGATgagctaatcgcattctttcaaatcacGATTTCGATTTGAAAAGGATTCATTGTTCAGCCCTAATACTGACCTACTCTTTAAATGGTGACAGAAGGAAACTGTAGATTTGGTCATGTTATAATCTTAAAAAGCATTACTGATAATTCAAACAGTATACTTATCACTTACTTGAGCTCTTTCATAGCTATTTGCAGGGggtctgtttctccctccagCTCCACCATGACTGGAGCGCACATCCTGTTGGAAAGCCAGCAGATAGAGAGCTACAGTAAATGCTAAAATACAATCAATACGTAGGTGGCAGAGCCTACCTAATAAAGTTGCCCCCAAAACCTCCTACAATACATTTAGGGCTGGGTAATGGTGCTCATTACATTAAAAAGGTATTGACTGGTGCCACTCAGACAAATCACCTAGCTCCTGCAATGGAATGAATTTAATGTGAATGTAGTGTTTCTCCTCTTACAAAGGGGAACCTAATTGTTTCCTATCTGCTCCTTTCCCAATCTCAATATATAACATGACAACATTTTagggaaaatgtgttttttagaaGAAATTAACACACaagacattttgagaaatagtAATAGCCAAGTGAGAATTATTTACAATTTCCAAACAGTAGTAAGCAGAGGAATAAGTAATTACAGACACATTGGCAGTCTTTTACAGAAAGCATGGACCCTTAGTGGCACAAATCAACTATACAACAAATGACAGCATTGTGGTCCGTAGGTTTGTGTCCTCACACACAGCGCTTCAATCTCCATGATATTTGGCCATAATACAGTGAGAATGGAAAGCAAGAGCGTAAAAGAGTGCGTAAACAGGAGTCAAAGATCTGAGGCCAGATCTGAGGCCAGGACATTATGGTCACACCACCTGCATCTATTGTCCCTTAGTTGATAGCTCCTTgctcctcggctgaaccggaagttgttctgtccctcctccgtGAAGGCTGTCTCGAAGCCCTTATTTCTAGCCCGAGGGCCGAGCATCTAGGAGGGATCAccgaggagctataggcgaggatacacaaaagcagccttcctggaagccatGCAGCTGAAAGCTGTTGCTAACTCCCCCTTcggaggaaaggacgtctcaccCCTCtaacacatttgctcgttgcctctctcctccgatGATTTCCTCACGTCTCTCCTGtgcttcctcggtgggagggaccaAGACACggggaagggaggcaagtggaggagtcggggatgcaatttaagggaCATGAGATGCAGCTAGTGTGTAGGTcaacacatatataaaatataaaacactCACGCTATCTGGAGAGCTCGTGTCCCAAGCACTCTGGCTCTCTCATATTTGGTCATGTAAGGTGTTGTGATTCTCTTCTGGTTGGCCTGCTGTCCCTCTCCTGCGGGTAGGATCTGCACGTTCTCCTGGTCCTCCTGCACACAAGAGCAAAGCAAACAGGTTTGGACTCACCAAATATGGACCCAATTACAGTGGCAtacgtttatgaacccatgctaaagttgactaaaaagaggaatacaaaaatcatcttttggaaattgatctgaatgccttaattaaaaaaaatgaggaaaaatccaatctttaaggacaccaattttctttgtgaatgaataataatgttatttcatggatccaggatactatgcatcctgataaagttcccttggcctttggaattaaaatagccccacatcatcacatacccttcaccataccccacatcatcacatacccttcaccatacccccacatcatcacatacccttcaccatacccccacatcatcacatacccttcaccatacccccacatcatcacataccccctcatcatcacatacccttcaccataccccacatcatcacatacccttcaccatacccccacatcatcacatacccttcaccataccctcacatcatcacatacccttcaccatacccccacatcatcacatacccttcaccatacccccacatcatcacatacccttcaccatacctagagattggcatggttttatttcagttagcctaatagctggtttgatttgcattgagagatgattttatggaaagtaccccatgccaatctctctctctaactggcctttaaaaataaaaatctgcctgcctctatgggaatttaacataggggtgtactgacttatgcctcctgtattttaaggaagaacatttatttatttacgatacattattcattcacaaagaaaattcaGTCATTAAGGGTTGGATTTTgcctcattttttaaattaaggcattaagatcaatttccaaaagatgattttttttattcttctttttagtcaactttagcatgggttcataaacttatgagcaccactgtacatTATCACAAAGGGAACGCTATAGACAAATGACATTAAACGTCAAATGGCTCGATAGGTTACACACGAGCTAAATGTAAGATGCTAAATGCAAGTTAGAACAGCCAgttatcttattattattattattaaagggcGAACTTACATCGTCCGCGTTTTCCAGGTCATCTAATCCCTCATCCTCTTCGGCATCATCAAAATCTCCGTCGTCGAAGCTACAAAGTTGACGTCAAAACTGTTATTACAAAGACCACAGATCCAGAATACATTCATAATGGACAGttctgctagctagctatctggctaaacgttagttagctataacgtcaacgttagcccacgttgtgttgtgttttagtAAATACGTAGTTAGCTTAATATAGCATGTTAACGCAGTTTGTCGTTACTTACTTATCTTCGTTGTCGGACATGTTTTATGTTGAAGCTCGTTAGTAAATCCTTAgtattaatgtaaaaatgttcaGAGATACTTTATGTTGTCAACACGAACATGAACCCACATGAACGGTAAGAACTTTCAACTTCCGGTAGCTTGGTCCGTTGGAAAATATTCCGGATGCCCCAGAATAATGTTTGTTTTCCGTTCCGCTTGTCCTGCAGTTTAAGGATGTTTAGAAAAAGTTAAAGCTAGCATTCTTTGGTCATATcatatgtaataaaataaagcgATTATCGTACCGGTCATATTTTAGTTGTCTGTTTCATAGTGGAGTGAATTAGTGGGTAGCGTCTTGGTCCACCTTCCTGTCccgttttacttattttgtgtTACAAACTTGTTCAAAATGTGGACAGACTTGCTTACTGATGTTaaatgtgctgttttttttaaaccatcagGAATGTGTAGGTCATTTCTCCATAATAGCTGATGCATTTAATGCTTTTAGTTtatctagaccaggggtcttcaacagggggtccgtgacccctagggggtcctcagagttactgcaggggggccgccaaattctttacaaaaaaaaatatgttttggaagtttcttttttcaaaaatgaaatatgtctgaaaatatacatcgATGTGAATCTAACATATTACgtaatagcaaagataaattggcctatttgtgcaaaaaaagaaaattacacattgaagataagcttactgtaggtaaggtagccactatggtagccatacagttaGGCTTAAAGATTCgctgtgccttccacatgtatgtttaacattaaaacatgatgtataaataatatccAGGTCGTTTCATCCAttcggcccagtttaatatgcaactcaattgtttacaatatatgcagtagggggtccctacttAGTCTCTTTGAGCTAAGGGGTCCCTggcctaaaaaatgttgaagacccctgatctagaCTATTAGACTTGCTTTGGTTTCATCTTTAAAAGCAGCCTGTGAGcttgtcattgtttgtttaaaacagAAAGTTCCTTACCTTTGACCCTGaattagggatgtaacggtatgaaaatttaaccttatggttttcggtattatcgcggtatttttaaaagtgcgttcaatatgttcagaaagcactgataggttacacaagctgaaatagtttcaaaaagtgtaacagtgtttattatattacaaaaatataggcaaaaccttatcaaaagtgcaacttttAACACCAAAAGAACAAGGCTGGGAAGGATTAAACACACAgtttccacaccgtggtaaATCCACCGCGATaaggatattttaaatgaaaacggtaattgttatcGTCATCATTTTTAtcgtggtttaccgttacaccggtaatcgttacatccctacccTCAATTATATGTCTATTCGAAAAGGCTCAGTTTCCAGTCAGTATACATTTCTGTATGGTAGAATAGCATCTTAAAAATAGTTTGAGATAAAAGTGGATTTAATATAACAGTATACAATTCTTCTTAATAGACAAGACAAAACTTTCCCAAATACATGTTTATTGCATACAAGTatgtaataaaaatacaaataacataaatattaaGTGCATACAGGAGACAGGGTGAGGAAAGAACCAAAGAGAAAATGTACATTGATAAAACTGAAACGTATGCGCTGAGAGAATATTTAATTGTAATATATCTATGCTGCCGAGCTGCTCTTCAacatattataatatttatattgtgATCATATTCCACAACACTTATCTTTATCATCCAAAAGTAGGAGTTGGTTTTCTGTGAGAGCTTCACCAGTCATGATAGTCCGTCAGCTCTTTTTGTCCATGGAGTCTTTGGTGCCCTCTGCTTTATGGTTCAGCATCTTAAACATTTTTGTGGGCTTGAACTTTCCTTTTGACTTCTTTAGCTCTTTAAGTCCTTCCTTCTGGAGGTCTGAGGAGAGATATCACAGTTAGGTGCAGTAGTAAAACATGGGTTATCATTTTCAAAAAGGTTTTTTGAAACGTGCATGAGTTTTTATAGATCATTGATGTGTTTCAGGGAATCCAAGGATACCTTTACTCTGCCTTCTTTCCAAGCAGGGAGGAGAGTAAGACAGGGACAGGAGAAGACACACAACGGTATGAAAAAGGCTATTTTAAGGGGGAACTTTTTGATTTTAAACTTTTCTCACCTTTGTTCTTCATCATGGCTTCCAAAAGCATATCTTCTTCTCTTTCCCTAATCAGAAAAACAAAGTTGCATTTATACTTTCCAACATCTAAGCCCcatgcattgtatttttttcttcttctgtgcaCCTTTGCCTGTCCTGATCCAAGCTGCTGACGATCTGGTTCCTCTGTTCGATGATGGCGACCAGCTCATCCATCAGCTGCTGCTCTCGACGTCGATCCTCCGGACTCCAGTCGCTCTCTGAATGTGAAGACGACGGCGTGCGACAGTTAACCAAACAAAGTACTCTTTTGCACTGCATCCCATTCAGGGAACTGTACCCATTGAGGTTTCTCATTTTTTGGTTATTCACCTATACACAAAGGCAGTTTCAGCTCAGACGGTAAAACGCACAGAACTGGACAATTTAAAAACCTCTGGAATTATTTGCTTTTagaaatatacatatttatagtgtgcagggttttccctgccattataaggtttaggtgcagcacccgagccgttttgggcagcaaCTAGGCCGAATGAATGTTACTGAAAGACTTTCTCAGATCTtatgattgtagttggacttctttagcaagttttgtctttaagcctTTTGAGTGTTAcatatttattatctgctctagctttttcaacgttttagaCGCAGACATGGTAACAATAACAacccaaaatgatgtgaaaaagagatgcaaaactcccacaaagggacacaaaccAAGTATAAAGAGACGCCAAATGAcaacagagacccaaaacaaccccaaagaaaacacacatgacccaaagagacacaacacgactataaagagacgcaaaaacctacaaagagacaaaaacccACAAAGAGACATAATGTAATcaggaaattacattttgttttaaattgaaaaaatgacatgtttttgaGAAAGGATGCCTAAAAACCCTGCCAAATAtgcgcacctaagtcttccacaaaccaaGGGAAAACACagagtatgtgtgtgatttttattgtGAAGCTCTTTATACCCACATCAGATAAGTGGTATGGTTAGGGGGCAAACTACAATTTTTGGTCTATTGATTATGCGATTATAAATGGTCTCTAGTTCAAGAATGATTGATCCCTGAATCATTACAGTTTCCCCCCAGCAATGCCCCTGCttattgagataaaaaaaaattgttatatCTGTCAGATATGTTAgctgtaaaaagtgacaaagtgaTGCACCATTAACACACTGACCTGGTTTATTAAGGAGACACCTGAGCTTGTACTCCACATCTGCCTGTCTCTCCTCTAACTTCTGCTGCTTTGTCCTAGGAAAAAGACACAACACAAAATGTCTAAAATTCAAGAAAACCTCCCGTTACAACACTCACTAAACTGTTGGGATGCAGAGTAAACTGCAGTGGGAATGAAAAATAACGGCACATACTGGACAACTTATTTTAATCTTATTTTGTCTTAATTAGCAAAGCAAAATCCTCGTCCTGGCGTAGCCTACTTACAGATAAAccagctctgtctctctgcgCACCAGAACATGTCTCTCATGGACAAGAGAGAACCACTCCGTTAGCATTTGTTCCTCCTCTTTAtctaagaataaaaaaagatggGTCATTTAAACAGACACATCAACATCCCTATTacatagtatacagtatatgcacacTGCATTCACCAAAACAGTGATATTGTGCCAGTGAATCATGTTTAGCAGTAGAAACCAATATGTTGAACCATTCTTGCAGTCTCTTAGATTTCCCTCCAGTTCGACTCCTCTTTGCTCCAGGGCCTCCAGATGTTTATCCAGTTCTCTTATCTCCACCTGCAGATCTTCCGTGGACAAATTCTGGTCCGTCTGCACCTGTCAAGGAAGATATAAGACTCAGTAATATCTCACTCCAAAAATACTGTGCAGGATTTCTGCAAAACCAAGAATAAATTTACACCAAAACAATTAATCCCTAATGACTGAACCTTGTGATGAGGGCTAAAATCACCGTGTTTGCATCCAATCCTTCTATTAAGGTTCAAAATGATAGCGTGGAGGCATTTATTGAGTTATATTATTGTTAGTTGCTTCTTGAGTTCTATATCCAGCCATTGTACCTTCCTCTTGATGAGTGGGAAGCCATGTCCGGGGGCAGGGGCCCGTGTAGATGGGAGGGCCTGAAAGGTCTTTGATTTGGACATTGCAGGTTTTCGATCAAATGGATTCTCTTTGTAGGCCAGctaaaaatggaaataaaagaaatggaAAATTGTAGGCCAGTTTAACTTCATATGCCTGTCTTGAAGTACGTATTGTGCTCATGAGTCTGTGactgcagaagaaaaaaaattcatgTTAGATATGATTTTTAGCCGTTTTAACAGCTATTTCTTTTCATACCTTACTTTGACATGACATGCCTTGATCAGATTCATCTGCCTCTGTCAAGCCAAAATGCAAAAGGGAACTTTGAGAGGGGGCAGAGGTGATAGCTGGCACAGAAAGACTTCTGGGTAAAACGTGACTCTGCACTTTATCTGAAGTGGCATGcggccctgctgctgctgccacagCCACATCCGGTGGTGAATGTCCCGTATTTCCAGTTTCATCCGAATCTGATAAGCCAATTTGACTAGAAGTATCTCTAGCTGGTTCACTCAAAGTTCCCACATTGTCATCAGGTGTAGATTTAATGGCAGTATTTTTAGCGTCTGTGTCCCCGTTCCCTGAATGGATAGCCGCCACCGAGGGCTTAGTTTGATCTGCAGGCTCAGGTTTAGAGCCCTCCTCCTGTGTGTCCTCATCCCCCTCCCGTCCAAAGGGATTGGGAGGAGGAGGCACTCTGGGTCTGTACAATGACCTCCTGGGTACTGGAGGCGGAGCGGGAGGCAGTTGCATCCAGGGTCCGGGATGGACGATGCTTATCCATGGATGGTTGGTTTGCACTTTAGGGCTACGACTGGTCGGGCTTGTGCTACAAGGGGAAAGACAAGAGGTGCTTTAAGAGATGAGGAAGAACTTGTGAGGAAATCAGTAATTATTATTACCATTATGGTAAATCACCCCATTTTATAACGCTCATTTTATGCAGCGTTTACGATTTTGCCCACATTTAGAGGCATACTGTGTAACAGCAAAGAGATGTTTCTGTACACTCACATGCGAGATGAGTTGGGTGAACATTTATTTTGGTTGGATGAACTGCCTGcccagagaaacagagaaaaacaaaaaaagagcacaTCAACATATGGTACAAAAAAATGCAGAGAGCAATCAAAATCTGAGCAGTGACAGTGAAATAATATAGTGTCTATTTACCCGCAGCAGAGGAGCTGCTCGTGGGCTGGGCAGTTTTGGTCCTGGGTGCAGGAACAGGGACCACAGAAGAGTCTAGCATTCGCCTGGGTGCTGGAACCGGCCGACTACTTCCTCCTGTCACTTGTACACGCGGCGAGGACAGCTCAGAGGGTTCTTGAGTCTTTGTCGC
This window of the Sander lucioperca isolate FBNREF2018 chromosome 21, SLUC_FBN_1.2, whole genome shotgun sequence genome carries:
- the LOC116065336 gene encoding MICAL-like protein 1 isoform X5: MSNLTQEMTSPKAVQEWCRSTCAGYPNVEIKNMSTSFRDGLAFCAIIHKHRPDLIDFSSLSKDNVYLNNKLAFEIAEKKLAIPALLDPKYMVSTKVPDTLSVVTYLSQYFYFFNRKSYAGLASLRSSHVTFLNNLTKSKTPDDLNPLKSLTDLEASREDRLSDTRPQTVCSLCFKPVHLIQRHLTDGKVYHRSCFRCKVCHRTLLPGSYTQGSDDGSLICTHHTTDSKSSGVDLNQQIRCTENRPKCEFQAGYFSVDGLAITSVPHYTKKLESQDRLVCKTPEQDGKDRWERSTEPKDRDSTVGLKSKVKKPAPLHLPPPSVEDMTVEGAGKAGPATKTQEPSELSSPRVQVTGGSSRPVPAPRRMLDSSVVPVPAPRTKTAQPTSSSSAAGSSSNQNKCSPNSSRITSPTSRSPKVQTNHPWISIVHPGPWMQLPPAPPPVPRRSLYRPRVPPPPNPFGREGDEDTQEEGSKPEPADQTKPSVAAIHSGNGDTDAKNTAIKSTPDDNVGTLSEPARDTSSQIGLSDSDETGNTGHSPPDVAVAAAAGPHATSDKVQSHVLPRSLSVPAITSAPSQSSLLHFGLTEADESDQGMSCQSKLAYKENPFDRKPAMSKSKTFQALPSTRAPAPGHGFPLIKRKVQTDQNLSTEDLQVEIRELDKHLEALEQRGVELEGNLRDCKNDKEEEQMLTEWFSLVHERHVLVRRETELVYLTKQQKLEERQADVEYKLRCLLNKPESDWSPEDRRREQQLMDELVAIIEQRNQIVSSLDQDRQREREEDMLLEAMMKNKDLQKEGLKELKKSKGKFKPTKMFKMLNHKAEGTKDSMDKKS
- the LOC116065336 gene encoding MICAL-like protein 1 isoform X3 translates to MSNLTQEMTSPKAVQEWCRSTCAGYPNVEIKNMSTSFRDGLAFCAIIHKHRPDLIDFSSLSKDNVYLNNKLAFEIAEKKLAIPALLDPKYMVSTKVPDTLSVVTYLSQYFYFFNRKSYAGLASLRSSHVTFLNNLTKSKTPDDLNPLKSLTDLEASREDRLSDTRPQTVCSLCFKPVHLIQRHLTDGKVYHRSCFRCKVCHRTLLPGSYTQGSDDGSLICTHHTTDSKSSGVDLNQQIRCTENRPKCEFQAGYFSVDGLAITSVPHYTKKLESQDRLVCKTPEQDGKDRWERSTEPKDRDSTVGLKSKVKKPAPLHLPPPSVEDMTVEGAGKAGPATFLAESKIQQEATKTQEPSELSSPRVQVTGGSSRPVPAPRRMLDSSVVPVPAPRTKTAQPTSSSSAAGSSSNQNKCSPNSSRITSPTSRSPKVQTNHPWISIVHPGPWMQLPPAPPPVPRRSLYRPRVPPPPNPFGREGDEDTQEEGSKPEPADQTKPSVAAIHSGNGDTDAKNTAIKSTPARDTSSQIGLSDSDETGNTGHSPPDVAVAAAAGPHATSDKVQSHVLPRSLSVPAITSAPSQSSLLHFGLTEADESDQGMSCQSKLAYKENPFDRKPAMSKSKTFQALPSTRAPAPGHGFPLIKRKVQTDQNLSTEDLQVEIRELDKHLEALEQRGVELEGNLRDCKNDKEEEQMLTEWFSLVHERHVLVRRETELVYLTKQQKLEERQADVEYKLRCLLNKPESDWSPEDRRREQQLMDELVAIIEQRNQIVSSLDQDRQREREEDMLLEAMMKNKDLQKEGLKELKKSKGKFKPTKMFKMLNHKAEGTKDSMDKKS
- the LOC116065336 gene encoding MICAL-like protein 1 isoform X2, whose product is MSNLTQEMTSPKAVQEWCRSTCAGYPNVEIKNMSTSFRDGLAFCAIIHKHRPDLIDFSSLSKDNVYLNNKLAFEIAEKKLAIPALLDPKYMVSTKVPDTLSVVTYLSQYFYFFNRKSYGLASLRSSHVTFLNNLTKSKTPDDLNPLKSLTDLEASREDRLSDTRPQTVCSLCFKPVHLIQRHLTDGKVYHRSCFRCKVCHRTLLPGSYTQGSDDGSLICTHHTTDSKSSGVDLNQQIRCTENRPKCEFQAGYFSVDGLAITSVPHYTKKLESQDRLVCKTPEQDGKDRWERSTEPKDRDSTVGLKSKVKKPAPLHLPPPSVEDMTVEGAGKAGPATFLAESKIQQEATKTQEPSELSSPRVQVTGGSSRPVPAPRRMLDSSVVPVPAPRTKTAQPTSSSSAAGSSSNQNKCSPNSSRITSPTSRSPKVQTNHPWISIVHPGPWMQLPPAPPPVPRRSLYRPRVPPPPNPFGREGDEDTQEEGSKPEPADQTKPSVAAIHSGNGDTDAKNTAIKSTPDDNVGTLSEPARDTSSQIGLSDSDETGNTGHSPPDVAVAAAAGPHATSDKVQSHVLPRSLSVPAITSAPSQSSLLHFGLTEADESDQGMSCQSKLAYKENPFDRKPAMSKSKTFQALPSTRAPAPGHGFPLIKRKVQTDQNLSTEDLQVEIRELDKHLEALEQRGVELEGNLRDCKNDKEEEQMLTEWFSLVHERHVLVRRETELVYLTKQQKLEERQADVEYKLRCLLNKPESDWSPEDRRREQQLMDELVAIIEQRNQIVSSLDQDRQREREEDMLLEAMMKNKDLQKEGLKELKKSKGKFKPTKMFKMLNHKAEGTKDSMDKKS